In the genome of Piliocolobus tephrosceles isolate RC106 chromosome 20, ASM277652v3, whole genome shotgun sequence, one region contains:
- the GZF1 gene encoding GDNF-inducible zinc finger protein 1 isoform X1: MESGAVLLESKSSPFNLLHEMHELRLLGHLCDVTVSVEYQGVRKDFMAHKAVLAATSKFFKEVFLNEKSGDGTRTNVYLNEVQVADFASFLEFVYTAKVQVEEDRVQRMLEMAEKLKCLDLSETCFQLKKQMLESVLLELQNFSESQEVEVSSGSQVSAAPAPRASVATDGPHPNGLTDSLGYPGERASNGMSSDLPPKKSKDKLDKKKEVVKPPYPKIRRASGRLAGKKVFVEIPKKKYTRRLREQQKSAEGDMGDYRCHQDQSPDRVGTEMEPISKHEGCQVGAELEEVSKKAGPEEEEEEEEEDEEGEKKKSNFKCSICEKAFLYEKSFLKHSKHRHGVATEVVYRCDTCGQTFANRCNLKSHQRHVHSSERHFPCELCGKKFKRKKDVKRHVLQVHEGGGERHRCGQCGKGLSSKTALRLHERTHTGDRPYGCTECGARFSQPSALKTHMRIHTGEKPFVCDECGARFTQNHMLIYHKRCHTGERPFMCETCGKSFASKEYLKHHNRIHTGSKPFKCEVCFRTFAQRNSLYQHIKVHTGERPYCCDQCGKQFTQLNALQRHRRIHTGERPFMCNACGRTFTDKSTLRRHTSIHDKNTPWKSFLVIVDGSPKNDDGHKTEQPDEEYVSSKLSDKLLSFAENGHFHNLAAVQGTVPTMQENSSADTACKSDDSVVSQDTLLATTISELSELTPQTDSMPTQLHSLSNME; this comes from the exons atgGAAAGCGGTGCGGTTCTGCTGGAATCCAAATCCTCCCCATTTAACCTACTGCATGAGATGCAtgagcttcgcctcctgggtcaCCTGTGTGACGTGACAGTCAGTGTGGAGTATCAGGGCGTCCGCAAAGACTTCATGGCCCATAAGGCAGTGCTGGCTGCCACCAGCAAGTTTTTTAAGGAAGTATTCCTTAACGAGAAGAGTGGGGATGGTACTAGGACTAATGTCTACTTAAATGAAGTGCAGGTTGCTGACTTTGCTTCATTTCTTGAGTTTGTCTACACTGCAAAGGTGCAGGTGGAAGAAGATCGGGTGCAGCGAATGCTGGAAATGGCTGAAAAGCTGAAATGTTTGGACTTATCAGAAACTTGTTTTCAGTTAAAGAAACAGATGTTAGAGTCGGTACTTTTGGAGTTGCAAAATTTCTCAGagtcccaggaggtggaggtgagcaGTGGCTCCCAAGTTAGTGCTGCTCCTGCCCCCAGGGCAAGTGTGGCCACGGATGGCCCTCACCCCAATGGTCTCACGGATTCCTTGGGCTACCCAGGAGAGAGAGCCAGCAATGGCATGTCTTCAGATTTGCCACCAAAGAAGTCCAAGGACAAACTAGACAAGAAGAAAGAGGTAGTTAAGCCTCCCTACCCTAAAATCAGGAGAGCTAGTGGAAGGTTGGCTGGGAAGAAGGTCTTTGTGGAGATCCCTAAAAAGAAATATACCAGAAGACTCCGAGAGCAGCAGAAAAGTGCTGAGGGTGATATGGGGGACTACAGGTGTCACCAGGACCAAAGCCCGGACAGGGTGGGCACAGAGATGGAGCCAATTTCCAAACATGAGGGTTGCCAGGTGGGTGCTGAGTTGGAGGAAGTGTCGAAGAAAGCAGGGccggaggaggaagaggaggaggaggaggaggacgaagaaggggagaagaagaagagCAACTTTAAGTGCAGCATTTGCGAGAAGGCGTTTCTGTATGAGAAGAGCTTCCTGAAGCACAGCAAGCACCGCCACGGCGTGGCCACCGAGGTGGTGTACCGCTGCGACACCTGCGGCCAGACCTTCGCCAACCGCTGCAACCTGAAGAGCCACCAGCGCCATGTGCACAGCAGCGAGCGCCACTTCCCATGCGAGCTGTGCGGCAAGAAGTTCAAGCGCAAGAAGGACGTGAAGCGGCACGTGCTGCAGGTGCACGAGGGTGGAGGCGAGCGGCACCGCTGTGGCCAGTGCGGAAAGGGCCTGAGCTCCAAGACTGCGCTGCGGCTGCATGAGCGCACACACACGGGAGACAGGCCCTACGGCTGCACTGAGTGCGGCGCCAGGTTCTCGCAGCCGTCCGCGCTCAAGACGCACATGAG AATTCATACAGGGGAAAAACCTTTTGTCTGTGATGAATGTGGTGCAAGATTCACTCAGAACCACATGCTGATTTATCATAAAAGGTGTCACACAG GTGAAAGACCTTTTATGTGTGAAACATGTGGCAAGAGTTTTGCTTCTAAGGAGTACTTAAAACACCACAATAGAATCCATACTGGATCCAAACCCTTTAAATGTGAAGTATGTTTCAGGACTTTTGCCCAGCGGAATTCACTCTACCAGCATATTAAAGTCCACACAG GGGAGCGTCCCTACTGCTGTGACCAGTGCGGCAAGCAGTTCACCCAACTCAACGCCCTCCAGCGCCACCGCCGCATCCACACAGGGGAGAGGCCGTTCATGTGCAATGCGTGCGGAAGGACATTTACCGACAAGTCCACTCTTCGGCGGCACACCTCA ATACACGATAAGAATACTCCATGGAAGTCTTTCCTTGTCATTGTAGATGGCTCACCCAAGAACGATGACGGACACAAGACTGAACAGCCTGATGAAGAGTATGTGTCGTCCAAACTTTCGGATAAATTGCTGTCTTTTGCAGAAAATGGCCATTTCCACAACCTGGCTGCAGTCCAAGGCACTGTACCTACCATGCAGGAGAACAGTTCTGCAGACACAGCCTGCAAGTCAGATGACTCCGTGGTGTCCCAGGACACCCTGCTGGCCACCACCATCAGCGAGCTTAGTGAGTTGACCCCACAGACAGACTCGATGCCCACACAGCTTCACTCTTTGAGCAACATGGAGTAA
- the GZF1 gene encoding GDNF-inducible zinc finger protein 1 isoform X2 yields MESGAVLLESKSSPFNLLHEMHELRLLGHLCDVTVSVEYQGVRKDFMAHKAVLAATSKFFKEVFLNEKSGDGTRTNVYLNEVQVADFASFLEFVYTAKVQVEEDRVQRMLEMAEKLKCLDLSETCFQLKKQMLESVLLELQNFSESQEVEVSSGSQVSAAPAPRASVATDGPHPNGLTDSLGYPGERASNGMSSDLPPKKSKDKLDKKKEVVKPPYPKIRRASGRLAGKKVFVEIPKKKYTRRLREQQKSAEGDMGDYRCHQDQSPDRVGTEMEPISKHEGCQVGAELEEVSKKAGPEEEEEEEEEDEEGEKKKSNFKCSICEKAFLYEKSFLKHSKHRHGVATEVVYRCDTCGQTFANRCNLKSHQRHVHSSERHFPCELCGKKFKRKKDVKRHVLQVHEGGGERHRCGQCGKGLSSKTALRLHERTHTGDRPYGCTECGARFSQPSALKTHMRIHTGEKPFVCDECGARFTQNHMLIYHKRCHTGERPFMCETCGKSFASKEYLKHHNRIHTGSKPFKCEVCFRTFAQRNSLYQHIKVHTGERPYCCDQCGKQFTQLNALQRHRRIHTGERPFMCNACGRTFTDKSTLRRHTSMAHPRTMTDTRLNSLMKSMCRPNFRINCCLLQKMAISTTWLQSKALYLPCRRTVLQTQPASQMTPWCPRTPCWPPPSASLVS; encoded by the exons atgGAAAGCGGTGCGGTTCTGCTGGAATCCAAATCCTCCCCATTTAACCTACTGCATGAGATGCAtgagcttcgcctcctgggtcaCCTGTGTGACGTGACAGTCAGTGTGGAGTATCAGGGCGTCCGCAAAGACTTCATGGCCCATAAGGCAGTGCTGGCTGCCACCAGCAAGTTTTTTAAGGAAGTATTCCTTAACGAGAAGAGTGGGGATGGTACTAGGACTAATGTCTACTTAAATGAAGTGCAGGTTGCTGACTTTGCTTCATTTCTTGAGTTTGTCTACACTGCAAAGGTGCAGGTGGAAGAAGATCGGGTGCAGCGAATGCTGGAAATGGCTGAAAAGCTGAAATGTTTGGACTTATCAGAAACTTGTTTTCAGTTAAAGAAACAGATGTTAGAGTCGGTACTTTTGGAGTTGCAAAATTTCTCAGagtcccaggaggtggaggtgagcaGTGGCTCCCAAGTTAGTGCTGCTCCTGCCCCCAGGGCAAGTGTGGCCACGGATGGCCCTCACCCCAATGGTCTCACGGATTCCTTGGGCTACCCAGGAGAGAGAGCCAGCAATGGCATGTCTTCAGATTTGCCACCAAAGAAGTCCAAGGACAAACTAGACAAGAAGAAAGAGGTAGTTAAGCCTCCCTACCCTAAAATCAGGAGAGCTAGTGGAAGGTTGGCTGGGAAGAAGGTCTTTGTGGAGATCCCTAAAAAGAAATATACCAGAAGACTCCGAGAGCAGCAGAAAAGTGCTGAGGGTGATATGGGGGACTACAGGTGTCACCAGGACCAAAGCCCGGACAGGGTGGGCACAGAGATGGAGCCAATTTCCAAACATGAGGGTTGCCAGGTGGGTGCTGAGTTGGAGGAAGTGTCGAAGAAAGCAGGGccggaggaggaagaggaggaggaggaggaggacgaagaaggggagaagaagaagagCAACTTTAAGTGCAGCATTTGCGAGAAGGCGTTTCTGTATGAGAAGAGCTTCCTGAAGCACAGCAAGCACCGCCACGGCGTGGCCACCGAGGTGGTGTACCGCTGCGACACCTGCGGCCAGACCTTCGCCAACCGCTGCAACCTGAAGAGCCACCAGCGCCATGTGCACAGCAGCGAGCGCCACTTCCCATGCGAGCTGTGCGGCAAGAAGTTCAAGCGCAAGAAGGACGTGAAGCGGCACGTGCTGCAGGTGCACGAGGGTGGAGGCGAGCGGCACCGCTGTGGCCAGTGCGGAAAGGGCCTGAGCTCCAAGACTGCGCTGCGGCTGCATGAGCGCACACACACGGGAGACAGGCCCTACGGCTGCACTGAGTGCGGCGCCAGGTTCTCGCAGCCGTCCGCGCTCAAGACGCACATGAG AATTCATACAGGGGAAAAACCTTTTGTCTGTGATGAATGTGGTGCAAGATTCACTCAGAACCACATGCTGATTTATCATAAAAGGTGTCACACAG GTGAAAGACCTTTTATGTGTGAAACATGTGGCAAGAGTTTTGCTTCTAAGGAGTACTTAAAACACCACAATAGAATCCATACTGGATCCAAACCCTTTAAATGTGAAGTATGTTTCAGGACTTTTGCCCAGCGGAATTCACTCTACCAGCATATTAAAGTCCACACAG GGGAGCGTCCCTACTGCTGTGACCAGTGCGGCAAGCAGTTCACCCAACTCAACGCCCTCCAGCGCCACCGCCGCATCCACACAGGGGAGAGGCCGTTCATGTGCAATGCGTGCGGAAGGACATTTACCGACAAGTCCACTCTTCGGCGGCACACCTCA ATGGCTCACCCAAGAACGATGACGGACACAAGACTGAACAGCCTGATGAAGAGTATGTGTCGTCCAAACTTTCGGATAAATTGCTGTCTTTTGCAGAAAATGGCCATTTCCACAACCTGGCTGCAGTCCAAGGCACTGTACCTACCATGCAGGAGAACAGTTCTGCAGACACAGCCTGCAAGTCAGATGACTCCGTGGTGTCCCAGGACACCCTGCTGGCCACCACCATCAGCGAGCTTAGTGAGTTGA